A genomic region of Oryza glaberrima chromosome 1, OglaRS2, whole genome shotgun sequence contains the following coding sequences:
- the LOC127782182 gene encoding subtilisin-like protease SBT3.10, with protein MEFHYCQQRLASVLLLCFWMLFIRAHGSRKLYITYLGDRKHAHTDDVVASHHDTLSSVLGSKEESLSSIIYNYKHGFSGFAAMLTEEQAEQLAELPEVISVQRSRRYKTTTTRSWDFLGLNYQNPSELLRRSNYGEDIIIGVVDTGIWPESRSFSDEGYGPVPARWKGVCQVGEGWGSNNCSRKIIGARFYHAGVDEDDLKIDYLSPRDVNGHGTHTASTAAGSVVEAVSFHGLAAGTARGGAPWARIAVYKSVWGRGGAGSGNSATVLAAIDDAIHDGVDVLSLSLGTLENSFGALHAVQKGITVVYAATNFGPAPQVVRNTAPWVITVAASKIDRSFPTVITLGDKRQIVGQSMYYYEGNNSSGSSFRLLAYGGLCTKDDLNGTDVKGRIVLCISIEISPLVLFPLALKTVLGAGASGLIFAQYTTDLLGITTACNGTACVLVDLESANLIGSYISEASSPMAKIEPARTITGEGVLAPKVAAFSSRGPSVDYPDIIKPDIAAPGSNILAAMKDHYQLGTGTSMATPHVAGVVALLKALHPDWSPAAIKSAIVTTASVTDERGMPILAEGVPRKIADPFDYGGGNINPNRAADPGLIYDIDPSDYNKFFGCIIKTSVSCNATMLPGYHLNLPSIALPDLRNPTTVSRTVTNVGEVNAIYHAEIQSPPGVKMVVEPSVLVFDAANKVHTFKVSFSPLWKLQGDYTFGSLTWHNEKKSVRIPIAVRVTIQDFYADVA; from the exons ATGGAATTCCACTATTGTCAGCAACGTTTGGCTTCAGTGCTGCTACTTTGCTTTTGGATGCTGTTCATCAGAGCGCACGGATCGCGCAAG CTCTACATAACGTATCTAGGTGACAGAAAGCATGCACACACAGACGATGTTGTTGCTTCCCACCATGATACACTCTCAAGCGTTCTTGGAAG TAAAGAGGAATCCTTATCTTCCATCATCTATAACTACAAGCATGGATTCTCAGGATTTGCTGCAATGCTAACAGAAGAGCAAGCAGAACAACTTGCAG AGTTACCAGAAGTAATCAGTGTGCAGAGAAGCAGGAGGTACAAGACAACGACCACACGGAGCTGGGATTTCCTGGGGCTGAACTACCAAAACCCCAGTGAATTACTCCGAAGGAGCAACTACGGAGAAGACATAATCATCGGGGTTGTTGACACCG GGATATGGCCGGAGTCGAGAAGCTTCAGCGACGAAGGGTACGGGCCGGTGCCGGCACGGTGGAAGGGCGTGTGTCAGGTCGGAGAAGGATGGGGCAGCAACAACTGCAGCCGCAAGATCATCGGCGCGCGGTTCTACCACGCCggggtggacgaggacgacCTCAAGATCGACTACCTCTCGCCCCGCGACGTGAACGGCCACGGCACGCACACGGCGTCCACCGCGGCGGGCTCCGTCGTGGAGGCGGTCAGCTTCCACGGGCTGGCCGCGGGcaccgcccgcggcggcgcgccctgGGCGCGCATCGCGGTGTACAAGTCCGTCTGGGGCAGGGGCGGCGCCGGGTCAGGGAACTCCGCCACCGTGCTGGCCGCCATCGATGACGCGATCCACGACGGCGTGGACGTGCTGTCGCTGTCCCTGGGTACCCTGGAGAACTCGTTCGGCGCGCTGCACGCCGTCCAGAAGGGGATCACCGTTGTGTACGCAGCCACGAACTTTGGGCCTGCGCCGCAGGTAGTCAGGAACACTGCTCCTTGGGTCATCACCGTCGCAGCAAGCAAGATTGACCGGTCGTTCCCGACCGTGATCACTCTGGGGGACAAGCGCCAGATTGTG GGACAGTCCATGTACTACTACGAAGGGAATAACTCATCAGGCAGCAGCTTCAGACTTCTAGCATATGGAGGCCT ATGCACCAAGGATGATCTGAACGGCACGGATGTGAAGGGGAGAATTGTGCTGTGCATCTCCATCGAGATATCACCACTTGTACTTTTTCCACTAGCATTGAAAACCGTCCTGGGTGCTGGGGCTTCTGGCCTAATCTTTGCTCAGTACACGACTGATCTCCTGGGCATCACAACGGCCTGCAACGGCACTGCCTGTGTTCTCGTGGACCTTGAAAGTGCAAATCTGATCGGCTCGTACATCAGCGAAGCAAG CTCACCAATGGCAAAGATCGAACCGGCACGCACTATCACAGGAGAAGGAGTATTGGCGCCAAAAGTAGCAGCATTCTCCTCGAGAGGTCCATCGGTTGATTACCCTGATATTATCAAG CCTGACATAGCTGCACCAGGATCCAACATTTTAGCAGCCATGAAAGATCACTACCAACTTGGCACAGGAACATCAATGGCAACGCCACATGTAGCAGGTGTTGTCGCGCTGCTGAAAGCCCTCCATCCAGACTGGTCCCCAGCGGCAATAAAATCGGCCATTGTCACCACGG CATCTGTAACTGACGAACGAGGCATGCCAATACTGGCAGAAGGAGTGCCTCGGAAGATTGCTGATCCATTTGACTATGGAGGTGGAAACATTAACCCAAACAGGGCAGCTGATCCTGGCCTCATTTATGACATCGATCCAAGCGATTATAACAAGTTTTTTGGGTGCATCATCAAGACATCTGTCAGCTGTAATGCAACAATGCTACCTGGGTATCACCTGAATCTACCATCAATCGCTCTTCCTGATCTCAGGAATCCAACCACAGTATCTAGAACAGTGACAAATGTAGGCGAGGTTAATGCAATTTACCACGCTGAAATCCAGAGCCCGCCTGGAGTTAAAATGGTTGTTGAGCCATCTGTTCTTGTCTTTGATGCTGCAAACAAAGTTCATACCTTCAAGGTTAGTTTTTCACCTCTATGGAAATTGCAAGGGGACTATACATTTGGCAGCCTTACTTGGCACAATGAAAAGAAGTCGGTGAGAATTCCAATAGCAGTCCGGGTTACCATTCAAGATTTCTATGCAGATGTTGCATAA
- the LOC127782149 gene encoding protein LURP-one-related 12-like: MPPATAAPDFSPGDGCAAYDHRTGGLAFRADTYGHGRGHGGKAASDGELALLGPAGEALITVRHHRPSLHQRWEGYLGARTDGEKPIFSARRSSILGGGASGAVVELLAPLLASLPASFSSTHAAAAELLRVDGAPCPPPAAGHRCSREREEEGKRG; this comes from the coding sequence atgccgccggccaccgccgctcccgatTTCTCCCCCGGCGACGGCTGCGCGGCCTACGACCACCGCACCGGTGGCCTCGCCTTCCGCGCTGACACCTACGGCCACGGCCGCGGCCACGGAGGGAAAGCTGCCTCCGACGGTGAGCTCGCGCTCCTCGGCCCCGCCGGAGAGGCGCTTATCACcgtgcgccaccaccgcccgtcCTTGCACCAACGCTGGGAGGGCTACCTCGGCGCCCGCACCGACGGCGAGAAGCCTATCTTCTCTGCTCGCCGCTCCTCCATCCTCGGCGGGGGTGCGTCCGGCGCTGTTGTTGAGCTCCTCGCCCCGCTCCTCGCCTCGCTCCCCGCCTCCTTCTCTTCTACCCACGCTGCTGCCGCGGAGCTCCTTCGGGTTGATGGCGCGCCGTGCCCGCCACCGGCTGCTGGCCACCGCTGctcacgagagagagaggaagagggaaagaGGGGATAG
- the LOC127754858 gene encoding subtilisin-like protease SBT3.5 has translation MVVVAAALLLLLLDTARNKEEAKASITYSYKHGFSGFAAMLTEDQAEDLAELPEVISITPNQKHELMTTRSWDFLGLKNEPPSELLQRSNYGEDIIIGIIDTGIWPESKSFHDHGYDAIPSRWKGVCQLGEAWGLSNCSRKIIGARYYAAGLDKANFKKNYMSALDNNGHGTHTASTAAGVVVEGVNLHGLGAGVARGGATRARLAVYKVGWEEGGAGGSYLATAAVLAALDDAIHDGVDILSLSLGVDENSFGALHAVQNGITVVYAGGNRGPRPQVLYNTAPWVITVAASKIDRSFPTAITLGNKQTLVGQSLYYKLKNNTESRFESLVNGGNCSREALNGTSINEKVVLCIELTFGLIGRIFEDVFAGVIQGGASGLIFAFYTTDVLLSTEDCKGIACVFVDNEIGYQVATYIGSERLPTVKIEPASSITGNQVPAPKVAIFSSRGPSIKYPTVLKPDIAAPGVNILAAKEDAYVFNSGTSMAAPHVAGVVALLKALHPHWSHAALKSAIVTTASTKDEYDTPILAEALPRKVADPFDYGGGNINPIGAADPGLIYDIDPKDYNKFFACQIKKYEICNITTLPAYHLNLPSISIPDLRHPINVRRAVTNVGEVDAVYQSSIESPLGVKMTIEPPVLVFNASKKVHAFKICITPLWKVQGGYTFGSLTWYNEHHTARIPIAVRITIQDFYADVA, from the exons atggtggtggtcgccgccgcgctcctgctcctcctgctgGACACCGCGCGCAA TAAGGAGGAGGCCAAGGCTTCCATCACCTACAGCTACAAGCATGGCTTTTCAGGCTTTGCGGCAATGTTAACAGAAGACCAAGCTGAGGATCTGGCAG AATTACCTGAAGTTATCAGTATTACTCCAAATCAGAAGCATGAGCTAATGACCACCAGAAGCTGGGATTTCCTCGGGCTTAAAAATGAACCACCCAGTGAGCTTCTGCAAAGGAGCAATTATGGAGAAGACATAATTATTGGGATAATTGACACTG GCATTTGGCCTGAATCAAAAAGCTTCCATGACCACGGATATGATGCAATACCATCACGATGGAAGGGCGTCTGTCAACTAGGAGAGGCCTGGGGGCTCTCCAACTGCAGCAGGAAAATCATTGGTGCACGGTACTATGCGGCCGGCCTTGACAAAGCCAACTTCAAGAAGAATTACATGTCTGCCCTGGACAACAATGGCCATGGAACACACACAGCATCCACTGCAGCAGGTGTGGTGGTAGAGGGGGTTAACCTCCATGGCCTAGGAGCTGGGGTAGCACGTGGCGGTGCAACCCGAGCACGGCTTGCAGTTTATAAGGTTGGGTGGGAGGAGGGTGGTGCTGGTGGATCATACCTCGCTACTGCCGCAGTACTAGCAGCTCTAGATGATGCTATCCATGATGGAGTCGATATCCTGTCCCTCTCACTTGGAGTTGATGAGAATTCATTTGGTGCACTCCATGCAGTCCAGAATGGGATTACTGTTGTTTATGCTGGGGGAAATAGAGGCCCTCGACCTCAAGTCCTTTATAACACAGCTCCTTGGGTCATTACAGTCGCAGCAAGCAAGATTGATCGATCTTTTCCAACTGCCATCACCCTGGGAAACAAGCAAACATTAGTG GGTCAATCACTCTATTACAAGTTAAAGAACAATACAGAGAGCAGATTTGAATCACTTGTAAATGGTGGCAA TTGTTCAAGGGAGGCGTTAAATGGCACAAGCATCAATGAAAAAGTTGTTCTATGCATTGAATTAACTTTTGGCCTGATAGGAAGAATTTTCGAAGATGTCTTTGCAGGCGTTATTCAGGGTGGGGCGTCTGGTCTTATCTTCGCTTTTTATACCACAGATGTTCTTTTGAGCACAGAAGATTGCAAGGGGATAGCCTGTGTTTTTGTTGACAATGAGATTGGATATCAAGTTGCAACATACATAGGCAGTGAAAG ATTACCCACTGTTAAGATTGAGCCAGCAAGTAGTATTACAGGAAATCAGGTCCCCGCTCCAAAGGTGGCAATATTCTCCTCAAGAGGCCCATCCATCAAATACCCTACAGTTCTTAAG CCTGACATAGCAGCTCCAGGAGTCAACATCTTAGCTGCCAAAGAAGATGCATATGTATTTAACTCAGGGACATCAATGGCAGCCCCACATGTAGCAGGCGTTGTGGCATTGCTTAAGGCTCTACATCCTCATTGGTCTCATGCTGCTCTCAAATCAGCAATTGTCACCACAG CATCAACAAAGGACGAATATGACACGCCGATATTAGCAGAAGCGCTTCCTCGGAAAGTTGCTGACCCTTTCGATTATGGAGGAGGGAACATAAATCCTATTGGAGCTGCTGATCCTGGCCTAATTTATGACATCGATCCAAAGGATTATAACAAATTCTTCGCTTGTCAGATCAAGAAATATGAGATCTGTAACATTACGACATTGCCAGCCTATCACCTGAATCTGCCTTCTATATCTATACCAGACCTAAGGCATCCAATAAACGTACGACGAGCAGTCACTAATGTCGGGGAGGTGGATGCGGTTTACCAATCCTCTATTGAATCCCCCCTTGGAGTGAAGATGACTATCGAACCGCCTGTCCTAGTCTTCAATGCTAGCAAGAAAGTGCATGCCTTCAAGATTTGCATTACACCTCTATGGAAAGTGCAGGGAGGCTACACATTCGGCAGCCTAACTTGGTACAATGAGCACCACACTGCAAGAATCCCAATTGCTGTCCGGATCACAATTCAAGACTTCTACGCTGATGTTGCTTAG